The Panthera leo isolate Ple1 chromosome D4, P.leo_Ple1_pat1.1, whole genome shotgun sequence nucleotide sequence CCAGGGAACAACTTGGCACCTGGTACTTCTCCATAGTGTCCCCAGGGGAGACTCCCCGCGTCCTCTCCCTTGGCACGGCGCTGGGGGTGCGCCCCTAGCCGGCGCCCACGCGCGGACCCTCGACTGAGCATGCTCAGTAGAGAGCGCGCCCGGGAGAgcgccccttcccccgccccgaGGGCGCCTCCTCAGCCCCAGGTGCGCCTGCCTGAACGGTGCAcgcgcgggcgggggcggggaggggggagctccGACTCGCCCCTCCAGCGGGGTGGCCTGAGAGCGCTCGGCGGGCGGGGCCTGAGAACGTGGCGGGCGGGGCCTGAGAGCGcggcgggcggggccgggcggggccgcCGGGGCCAGGGCGCGGCGGGCGAGGCCCCAGCGCGGTGGGCGGGGCTGCCGGCGCCAGAACGCGGCGGGCGGAGCCTCGAGCGCGGCGGacggggcggcggcgggcggcgcgcgGCCCCTTTAAGGCGCGGCCGGGGCGGGCCCGCCGGCGCGGCCCCTTTAAGGCTTGGCCTACGTGGCAGCCGCTGGAGCCGCGGACGAGGAGCGAGGCCGGCCGCCGGGCACTTCCTGTGGAGGCCGCAGCGGGCGCGGGCGCCGACGGGCCGAGCGCCGAGCGAGCGAGGGAGCGAGCGAGCCGAGCCTCCCGTCGCCGCCATGGGCCAGAACGACCTGATGGGCACGGCCGAGGACTTCGCCGACCAGGTGCGGCCTGCGGCCCGGCCGGGCCTCCTGCCCCGGCCCCGAGGCCCCTCCCGCGCGTCCCCTCCGACTCCCCCTCCGGGCCTCGGCCCCGAGCCCTCTGCGCTCCCGGAGTCGGGCCTCCGGCCCCCGAGGGCCGCCCCTGGGTCTGCGCCGCGTCCTCACCCCTCCCGAGCCCGCCGGAGAatcgcgccccctcccccaaccggGGCATTCCTCTCCGGGGCTCGTCGCCTTCCCGACCCGGGGCTCCCCGAAACCCGGCCTGCCCTTGTCGCCGCCTCCCCGCCAGGGCTCCGGGTGGGTTCTCGGGCCCGTGCTTCGGCACCCAGGTCGGTgagccgcccccctcccccccgccccccccctcccccagcctggccgGCCCCAGGAGGTGAGGGATGTGAGGGGCTGCCTTGCCCGGTCCCGAGAAGGGAGCCcgaggcctgggggctggggggcgctGCGGGTTTGGGCCGAGTCTGGCTACTGGGGAGCGTTCTCTCCGTCTCGAACTGTTGGGGTGGTCCTTGCACGCTTCTCCTTTCACTGGCACTCttagggggcggggtggggagctgTGATCCTGAACGGGGGGTCGGTCAGAAAGGAGGCCTGGGGGTCCTCCCAGAGGAAAGGGGGCGCCCTGGTATGTACCCCAACTACGGAAAGCAACCGCACTTTCTTCTGTTACTATTTCCCAGATGTGTTGGACTCATGGGGTCCCTTTGACCCTCCCAGCATTTTCCCTCCCTGTTTGGACTCTGCCCTGGGACTGAATTGAATGGGTATCTATCAGTACACAaacctgggaggaggggaagcctatcttcctgggtttttttttttttttttcttccccgaGTGTACAGGTGGCATTCTGAGCACCGGGGAAGCTCTTGAAACAGGCAGTTGACACAGACCAGATGGACAGAATCAGATCCTAGAAAGGGGAAAGGACGGAGCTTCCTGGCGATTTTCATCGAGCTTTGATTATTTAGTACCTTTTACCTGTGAAAGTGTCCCCTTAGGTCTACAGATGAGCAGCCTTATCCCTGCAGGCAGAGCCATGTCTGGCCCACTGGCCATTTCTTTCCCTTGTGCACTTAACGGGTTTGTGGTTTTTGCCTGACTTAAAAGTAGTGAGGTTACGTTTTTTACTTTTATGGGGGTGGTATTGAGTAACGAGACTCTGAAGTTTGGGTTTATTGGAAGGCTTGTACGCGTTTGTGTGAGTCAGAAACACAAATGCGTGTTTTCTGATCCGGCATGGGCGAGCTCGATCTTCCCTTGTTCCCCTTGAGGGGTGCCGTCTGTAGTGTGGTCTGGTAGCGGGGTTTCCATTGCACCACTCTCCTGTGAGCCGGTATTTGAGAACCagcttgggggggaggggtgggctggggaaAGCGTGTCcatttgaaaaaatagtttttgctaaggtcatgattttatgtttaaagaccttttaaaaatcGTATCCTTCATAAACACAATTCATATCAAAAGCTCTCAAGAACCACGTAGGCCTTCCCTGTCCATTTCTCAGTGGTTTTAGTGACCCGATTGCATTTCCCCAAGTAGCAACTCCCTGAGAAGATGGCTCCTTTGAGCCACGGGGACCGTGAGAGCTCTGCACACTCACTCTTCAGTCCGGAGAACCCTGATTTTGCAAGTGCATTTCATAACCAAATCTAGATAAAATGTCTCTAACCAAGCTGGTGCCAACTATCAAACGATCAACTtccctacagaaaaaaaaaaaaagcccaaaatcTCTATAtgtaatcttttcttctttttctccctgcatTTTGTTTAAATCAAAGCAGCAGGATCTTGGAACCTGAAAGGCCCTTCGGGCAGACACACAGTCTGGCTGCACTTAAGTTACTGGTGGGAAAGATGGCCTGCTGGGGCTTCTGGACTGGCCTGGGGCACAGCCCCGGGGGGGACCCCAGACTCTGACCTCAAAGCTAGTGCCACATACTACGAGCTTCCGAGGCCTGGTGTTCTTCTGGCACGAATGGAGGGGAAAGGGCCTGCCTGCATCACAGTCGAACACCCAAAGTGGCCCAGGGCTGTGTCTTGTCAGGCAGCGTGGGCTCCTGCTGTCAGTTTATCAGGGCCAGGGCCCGCCTTGGTGGTGGCAGCGGATGTCAAAAGACCCCTCCACGCCCTTTTGTGGGTGACTCAGGAGGGCAGTGGCCCTCATGCTCTCCAAAACCAAAGTCAGGAGCGTCTTCTGCCCGGGCAGGCTTGGCGCGGGAGGACGTGGGCAGGGTAGAGGGTGCAGAGCCCAAGTGACGGCTTCCTGTGGATAGTGATCTGGCCAGGCCGGGGTGCCGCTTTAACATTCATCCACACGGTACTCAAACAAAGCTGCCAATAATAAGTGCTGGAGTCcaggcttttaaaatgaaaatgatctcATTTGAAGGGCATGGGCAATATTGTCAACGTCACCGATCAGTAATACGACAGACCCATTTTTTCCAACCCTGTCTCCAGAAAACGAAAGCAAAACTCAAGTGACAGGTGTTAACCAGAAAATCTAGGTCGCTGGAGTGGGACCTATAAAGCCTGCGTGTCCCCCAATAGTTATGATAAGAGACGCTAACTCTGGGCCAGGTCCTCCGCGCTTAGTACTGTGTTACCCTCTGGACCGCGTGAGGCTGGCCACAGGGCCTCTATCTTCAGGTGTGGAGAGGGCGGTCTCGCGTGGAGTGAGGCAGGCTGAGGTTCTGAGTCCACATCTTGGTACCAAAGGCTGGGCTCCTCGCCTCCTGGCTGTCCTGCAGCCTCCCCTGGAGGCCCGCAGAGTTGAGAGCACAGGGTCAGCTGTCCCGTTCGTTCTGACTGGCCGGCTCATCCAGAGCTACATCTCTGGCATCGGGCTCCTTGCCCCTGGCGGCCAAGAGGCCAGGCGCTAGAGAAAACGCTGAGCATGCCCTCTGCAGGAGCTAGGCACTCGGAAGCCATCTGAGACCAGGTCAGGAGGGGCCAGAGACTAACGAACTCAGCAATCCAAAATTACGTCTGGGTCCTGAAGCCGGTGCTCGCTGCCCTTCGGCAGAGCGTAATTGCAAGCACGTCTGTACCGGTAAATGGGAATATTAGCACCTACTGGGTTCGGCCTGACGGCTCCTCTGTCACCAGGGTGACAGATGAGCTGCACGGGGCCTTGCTGTCCCGTGTGGCCTTTGGGGTTTTTACCTGTCTTTTGGCATGATGGAGCCATCCTGGGAGCCTGTGCCCGCAGGAGCTCCCCTGGGCCGCTGGTCCAGCGTTGGGTAGCTCGGATGGCccgacagaacgtgagtgggcaCACCTGCTGCCCGGGTGTTAGGGCTCTGGATTAACCGTGTGTGGACGGCCATCGGGTAACATCACTCGTAACAGTGATGGGTTGTGAGCATCATTTTCCTGTTCCTctgctctgtgtccccctccctgccggGGCTTCCTGCCTTGCGCCATCAGGAGTGAGGAGAGAAGGCAAAGAGGACGCATTCTTTCCTGCTTGCCCTAAGAGGAGCCATCCCGCCTCTTccggggagaggggtggagacaCGGGGGGCACTGGTCAGCAAGGCTTCTGGAAAGTGAGGCACAGCTGTGTTCTCCTCCGTGGGATTTGTTGCTACTCTCCTATGGTTAGGCTCTTAGTCACGTGGATTTCTGGTACGGAAGCCAGGCCATCTCCAGGACCAGTTGACGCTTGTTCCTGTACTTGGAGGTGCAGCGTGAACCCACACAGCAGCACCTGGGAGACCTGCCGGGGGAGTTCTGGGGTCATGGTGAATGCCCATGTGTGAGTCATCGAACTCTTGCCCTGGCCCTGACTCAGCCTGATGTGAGGGAGGCCGTCTGGCCACAAGTTCTAATCTTCTGGGATGTGGAGGCTTGAAGTGGCCCTTGAGAAGGGCAGCCCCAGTCCCTGCGACCAGATGGTCTCATGCCCTTTTTTGCTTCCTCAGAGTTCCCAACCAAGAACTGCAGACAGCTTTCAAGTCCCTTCTGTCCTCAGTACTCACAGAAAGTAGCTTTTCTGTGTCATGTGAGAGCTGCAGGTGGCTGTGTGACACGATCACTGTATTCTCAGAGTTAGGTTTCTTAAACCCCCTCTAAAATCAAAATCATAGCCCTTCGTAAATAAATCCCAACTTTCCGTATTTCATAAGTCACCCAGGTCCTGTCATCGCTTGTGAACCGCACCCTGCTTGACGGTGAGCTTCTTGGAGGTTCCAGGGAAAAGCCTGCCCCACGCAGGCTAACCGTCCTCTCCTGTGGCCTGGCCCGCCCCTGCTTGCTGCCCGCTTCCGGCTTTCCCTCCACGATTCTGTCCCAGGCGTGGCCGTCGTGGGTCTCCGTGTCCCCAGCGGGCAGCACCCAGCCCCCGGCCCGCAGGACCCATTGCACAAGCACGGGACAGGGGACTGCCCCCGGGCTCCCGCGTGCTGCCTGGATGCCTGCTGCAGGGGCTCTTCTCTGCTGTGCCAGGAGGATGCGGTCCCCAGACGCCTGACGTGGATTCAGTGGCCGAGTCTGAACCGCCGTAACCAGCACGCATTCGGAGAATCCGAGTAAAATTGGGTCTGGCCTCGTGTTGaaacagttctttttctttcctgttgagTCCAAACAGGTGCTTATTAGAGGCTGGCTGGTTCAGAGAGGTTCTGGAGCAGCCTGGCTTGCAGAACACAGTCGACCCGTAGCCTGAACCACATCCAACTTGGAAATAACCTGAATtttggctcccccccccccccggccccccgaaAGCACAGAGCTGTCTGTCTCCTCAGCTTGTCTCACGGGGAAGGGAGGAGTCTCCCTGTTGCTCTTTAATCCTCTTGACCCAGACACTCAAATTAGGCGTACAGACTCATCACGGAAGCTCTTAAACACTGCCTGTGTCTCTTGGGCCGGGCTGTGGAGCAGAGCGCGTGTTAAGTGGGGTGCTTCATGGTGAGGAGGCTTAGAGTGAAGGCCAAGGGCCCGGGCTTGTTTGCTCCTCACTGGTGAGCACAGCAGGCAGCTTTCAGCTCCAGTTTGGAGGCGGGTCAGGACGTGTCCCatgtctgtctgcccctgcctTTTGGGGTCAGCCTCCCCCAGAATTGCGCCGCGGCCCCAGTCGTGTCCCTGTGGATTAGACTGGGAACGACTCTACCGCTGACCCTGCTGGGGCTCACGACAGCATTTGGGCCATGAGGCAGAAGCAGCAGGGCCAGTGGTCAGCTGTCCCTCTACCTCCCGGTCTGACGCGGGGGGGGGTGTGTACCCCGAGTGGACAGACATCCTGTGTGTGCTTTACAGAGACTCCAAAATTTGTAGGGGCATTAaggttctttc carries:
- the LOC122205676 gene encoding uncharacterized protein LOC122205676, which translates into the protein MAPGAPPGSFSRPGRPARSKDGLRKAPGDETPGVHTARDKGKKKNCFNTRPDPILLGFSECVLVTAVQTRPLNPRQASGDRILLAQQRRAPAAGIQAARGSPGAVPCPVLVQWVLRAGGWVLPAGDTETHDGHAWDRIVEGKPEAGSKQGRARPQERTVSLRGAGFSLEPPRSSPSSRVRFTSDDRTWVTYEIRKVGIYLRRAMILILEGV